CCATGCTGGCGCGGTTTTCCACGGTCGCCCAAGAAGCGGGATCCGCCGATACCGTCCGCGATCCCCGCGGGTTCGCGCTCAAGTTCTACACCCAGGAAGGCAACTACGATCTGGTCGGCAACAACACGCCGATTTTTTTCATCCGCGATCCGCAGAAATTCCAGGACTTCATCCATTCGCAAAAGCGCCGCGCCGATAATCATCTGCGCGACAATAATATGCAGTGGGACTTCTGGGCCTTATCGCCTGAATCCGCGCATCAGGTGACGTTCCTGATGACGGATCGCGGCATTCCGCGAACCTGGCGGCACATGAACGGCTACGGCAGCCACACGTTTCTGTGGCAGAACGCGGGCGGCGAAAAGTTCTGGGTCAAATACCACTTCAAAACCGTGCAGGGCATCGAAAATTTCACCGACGCCGACGCCAGGGCGATGGCGGCGGAGGACAAGGACTACCATCTGCGCGATCTGTACAACTCGATCGCCAAGGGCGACGCACCGGAGTGGCGACTCGAGATGCAGATCATGCCCTTCCAGGATGCGGCCGACTATCGCTTCAATCCTTTCGACCTGACCAAAGTCTGGCCGCATAAGGACTATCCGCAAATCCCGATCGGCCGCATGGTACTGAATCGCAATCCGGAGAATTATTTTGCCGAGATCGAACAGGCTTCCTTCGAGCCGGCCAATATGGTCCGAGGTATCGGTCCGAGTCCCGACAAGATGCTCCTGGGCC
This genomic window from Candidatus Binatus sp. contains:
- a CDS encoding catalase, which codes for MADKTPPITTTDAGIPAASDENSLTAGPNGPILLQDHYLIQKMAQFNRERIPERVVHAKGGGAHGFFEVTEDVTPWCKANFLSKKGLRTPMLARFSTVAQEAGSADTVRDPRGFALKFYTQEGNYDLVGNNTPIFFIRDPQKFQDFIHSQKRRADNHLRDNNMQWDFWALSPESAHQVTFLMTDRGIPRTWRHMNGYGSHTFLWQNAGGEKFWVKYHFKTVQGIENFTDADARAMAAEDKDYHLRDLYNSIAKGDAPEWRLEMQIMPFQDAADYRFNPFDLTKVWPHKDYPQIPIGRMVLNRNPENYFAEIEQASFEPANMVRGIGPSPDKMLLGRLFSYPDTHRHRIGTNYLELPVNRPLSPLHSYNRDGAMRHSNPPDPVYAPNSFGGPKADPAYELPNWQIETGEIVRTAYVKHANDDDFGQPGTLYREVLSGTDRDHLLSFA